One Ostrea edulis chromosome 6, xbOstEdul1.1, whole genome shotgun sequence genomic window, aaaagcattgtaaattatttaaagatatcttcaattgaattaaagagatcatcaaattatttataccgagctctaaattaattattgcgagcactatttctactaaattgatgctctcatcaaatgaattgaagagagcaataattgaattaatgcgcgcatcaaatctattatagctctcattaattgaattaatgcgcgcatctattgaattgatgagagcaataattgatttaatgcgcgcattaattcaattaaagagagcaataattgaactgatgatatcttcaaataattgaagatatcttcaattatttgagtttatgttaatttggcgctccatagaaatGTGGCCTGTTGAGTGTTTACAAGTTCATTGTTACACACATAAACGGAATGAATTGCGAGGAGATAATGAATGAAATGGCTTGATGAAAGTGACCACTTCTTTCTTTCATTTGTTTAAATGCTAATAATGGAATCGTTGATGTGATAAAAGTTACATATTAATGCCCGATTTCCATAAATGTGTCATTTAGTAAACCAGTCATCATCAGGAATGCTGAATACTTAAGACAACTGTTAAGAATATGCTATCCTGATCTGACTCGTCGTTTGTAAACATGACTAAATAACAAATCCAAAAGATATACAGAAAATATTAGCAAATGACCTTGAACAGCTGTTGATGGTTAGATAACATTTACACTCTGCGTGTCAAGTGTGGGTAGactatcaaaattttactttaAACATAGTAACCTGGAATGTTCTAAGTCACATTTGTTTCCCAGTAAAACCATGGGGATGGCCTGATTCggtttcttttctttcttcaGCCAGTCCATGACTACTTCTGCTATGTCGAAGCTGTTCCTGTCCGTTACAGAATAAACGATAACAGCGCCATCTATTTTGTGCAACCAATCTTTTGAGGATGACTTTCTATCCAGGTTCTGtaaatatctttttaatattAGCAATGTCTCGGTCTATAGGAAGACGAGATATAAGAGATCATTAAAGATTAAGGGGATACTTAGATTTAAGCAAGTAGCATGATTAAGAGCACACATTTTGGTATCGTATTACAAATATGCATCACAGGGGTTCAATTCCTCCCAGCTTGTgaaattaatcattttaaacttaattttacaaacttgaagcTAACCCTCTTTATACGCGTCAAATTTAAGTAGACAGGAAGACTTACCACATAAACCTACAAGTCACGAATTTAAGAATCTAtcttatttttatcattatagaATACATTTTTTCAGTCAAAGGCTGaataaaatgtcaatttaaaaCCGAAACAAATTTAAACGTATAAATTGTGAAGGGACAaatcattgaaataaatttggattctttcaatgaaaattattgttaaagTTCACAGATTGGCATTTCACAATGCACGTCACCTGGTTTACATAATTGAAAACCGATATTACGTGtaatttatttgatatatattttgacaTACCTTTCCAGCAACGTCTGTTATTTTAATGGACACTTGCTTTTCATCTACAGTCACATTTCTTTCATACGTCACTTCCTCTATGGAGGCGTATTCACTCAGATACCTTCCGGTCAAAAATCGCACCACAATAGCTGAAAAATGCACAGTACCGATCGTTTTATCATCTTGCAttgctttatatatatgtgAATGAACATGTAGACTCATTCATAATGTGAATTGTGTGTGGAAACAATCGATAGATAACATACCCTGTCCCTTAAAATGGTACATGTGATTTCTATGAAAGTCCCATTGTAATACACCTTATGAGATTTGCATAAATTATTTTCAGACATGTTCTGTATTGGTGTAGTAGACTTATAGTCTGCAACTCTTGAACGCGTGTGTTTTATAAGTCGTAGACGatttgtactttcaaaaatgacctCGGGGTTGGAAGTCTCTTTAACTTTATCTGTACTTACATAGCAATTAATATCCATCTATACGGATTATAACCGTGATATGAATCCATGCTATTTCTGTGATAGATTTCAAGACGTATCAATGAACTGGAGGGGGAAAAAACTATCTATATTGATTTATCTAACGGTGATTAACATTCAGGCTAAGCTCCTTATTTCTATACTTTTCTGATAAACACTAAAGAGCACAAACGAAATAATTGTTTCGAGTGTAGGTTCAATGATTGCACTTCTACAACGCAGTTGTTTACACGACCTAACATCTGAATGTTTCTAATTACTAAACAAAAAGGTTTATTTTTCACAGAGAAGATCCTGTAGTACTAGTAAACACGTTTTGATGATAGCTGAATCATTATATCTACAAGAGAAGGGGGAAATTGTTTCTTTTGGAAACTTATTTCTGTTAATGACCTTGTTTTGAAACACAGATTGGACAgaatttaccccccccccccctttcagtGGAATGGTtaggtttaataaaaaataaactcaGTCAGAAAATATTCAAGAAatctaaaatattcaaagtttgaatgaaatcgTCGTTTAGATTCAGTTCGTGAGAACGTAAAATCGTGATCGTTGAACACTCTGAAAGACTttcgaaaatattttaatagCAAGACTTTTGATTTTGCAGTAGAGGCTTCTAGCGTAAGGACGCAAATTTTAATCAGACAcacaggtatatacatgtataccagaaattgtatttaattgtccaatcaatataTCACCTTAagtttacatttccaatgtttttgtctttgatatctctacaaattgtaatgataaccatttttTCATGAACGCTATGCAGTTGTAAataatgtgcgtatgaatacataattacttgataaatatagatatagTATGCCTATTTTGATAGCTGGGAATCCCgacaaaagtgaaagtagaatgtaaatatgtaagaaatgaattttaatttttgaaaacacatgtAATTTTTATGTAAAGTTGATTTCACTGAAACACATTCGAAATTCAtaatgaaagtacatgtattacaactATGAGATATCTGtgttatttcttataaaaaCATCAAGCGTAATTGGAAAAGTAGAACAAACATGACCATTCGAACATCACCAGTgtttacagagagagagagagagagagagagagagagagaaagagagagaccTAGTGTCGATTCATATAATATGTATGGCAGCATATAAATGCTTCAATCTATTCAAATCCAAATCTTTTTACTCGCTGATTTTGATTGGATTCGTAAACACCTGAAAACAATTCAGTTGTACAGTAATTAACTCCTGGATAATCCTAAAGTTCATGACCTGTCTAGTTATTACTATGAAAAAATGCAGAAAAACACCAGTCATCCATCAGTTAGAAAAATAACGACTGACAAAGACAGATAACCGATCAGCCAgacatattttcttttgaacTAATGACTTCAGAATTAGTTTGAAGATTTTCTTGAGACGAAAACACGGGCCctcactgaaatttcaacaaACCCTCTTAAAACAAAGGATACCGATTGTAGGAAAAAGGTTTTGAtgcaatcaaattaaaattaaatgttcGAAGATTGAAACATATTATGATACATTAACTTTTATTATTTCACCTTAAAGTACTACACTTCCGAAGTCGAAAATCCAATTTACTAAAATTACTACCCTTGTTAACAATGAACTTTACAGCATCACATTCATGCATGAAAGGGCTAAGAAAGGAATTTACACTGATTGGTAGCATTGAGATAAGTAACGATAGAAATGAAGGGATATCTTGATTGGACAATATTAGCCATTATTCACCGAGGGTTTTTCCTCTGATCACTTCCCCAATGCTTGTAAATTACTTCATtcttgaagaaaatgaaatctgATTTTACTTGAAATTCGTTTAAATCTCAAGCATTGTATTTCtgatttgaatattgttttggaGGTACATATTCTTGTAAATTGcaagaaattgaattttttttagtttgtctGTTTAGCTTCTCCAGAAGCActagaccaatttcaaccaaacttagcaaaaTGCATCCTTGGGAGAAGGACATTCGGGTTTTTCcttcaaataatttaatttcacaTGTAACGcacaatttgattggctgaaacTGATGGAGgtacatacattattttgtataatataaCTTGCTATGGGGGCACACACCCTTGACAACCAGCAGCTGGAACTACTTTCTTTACTTACATGACATGATACCTGCATGATACATGTTCATTTATATccaacaaaatcaaaatctcACTATGCtttcaaaacaataaataatttttctaatttgttggtttagtttgttttgttttttccaaTTCAACACAACTTTaccatacatgtaccttgaatgaacaaaataaacaaaaaactatACTTGGGGCATTTTTATTGATGTAATTTGTCATACGTCGTCTGCTATCTGTAAACAGTCAGTGTGGGGGACTTCGATCTgaattgtgatttttttatgt contains:
- the LOC125648097 gene encoding ras-related and estrogen-regulated growth inhibitor-like, with the translated sequence MKGPINILVLGKEGVGKTAIVVRFLTGRYLSEYASIEEVTYERNVTVDEKQVSIKITDVAGKNLDRKSSSKDWLHKIDGAVIVYSVTDRNSFDIAEVVMDWLKKEKKPNQAIPMVLLGNKCDLEHSRTVAKQSREELEWRGDGYLVTECSASANTENIKRVFHELIRKISEKKDLSSKGQRKLSHAPVGSPKLIRASLRRRFSVFTRERTSTM